Proteins from one Shewanella pealeana ATCC 700345 genomic window:
- a CDS encoding DUF6361 family protein, which translates to MIGWIDFSSIERDRVSQVLSMLQEKGTLDELGIGQIRDAFADQLFPGFSTIQTRAKYFVTIPYIFYDYRKLELHERPPLDEYINQQEDKLAICLVENHRHDMPKGIIGKDSLEKGVARKPSSVYWNGVRQLSIANTELSLREFTNQYQALANKKSETHVDDDELHSDIAHQMTKPDGYNESWLNQVSIDLTRKEAEFLKNKLQLSSKIEHSVPAQLFKHNLVGDALQMADMLTNDAWQAEALYEKLKDSPISSQTKTCFEKALQFSFVLEGAHIRYNILIAHRAKNTEQIELLSEEFDVWLNHASKQLTSFEQQSIDSWYDFAFGPYKNANNRTRQFIESWCSLIRENASVDKLSACVKQQAIANKGARCLLRKALNENQKWVGMRKLEFRWPSAKVILQDIQEGLDVSA; encoded by the coding sequence ATGATTGGTTGGATAGATTTCTCATCTATAGAACGGGACCGTGTATCGCAAGTGCTATCAATGTTACAAGAGAAAGGTACATTGGATGAGTTAGGCATAGGGCAAATACGAGATGCCTTTGCCGACCAGCTTTTTCCGGGCTTTTCAACTATCCAAACCCGTGCCAAATACTTTGTCACTATCCCGTATATCTTTTATGACTACCGTAAGTTAGAGCTGCATGAGAGACCTCCTCTGGATGAATATATTAACCAGCAGGAAGATAAGCTTGCTATATGTTTAGTTGAAAACCATAGGCATGACATGCCCAAAGGGATCATTGGAAAAGACAGCTTAGAAAAGGGAGTTGCTCGAAAGCCATCTTCGGTCTATTGGAATGGGGTACGCCAGTTGTCTATTGCTAATACGGAGCTTTCTTTACGAGAGTTTACTAACCAGTATCAAGCGTTAGCGAACAAAAAGAGTGAAACTCATGTAGATGACGATGAGCTGCACTCTGATATAGCACATCAAATGACAAAACCTGATGGTTATAATGAATCTTGGTTAAACCAAGTATCAATAGATCTCACCCGTAAAGAAGCTGAATTCCTAAAAAACAAATTACAGCTATCGAGTAAAATTGAACATAGTGTTCCTGCTCAACTATTTAAGCACAACCTAGTTGGTGATGCGTTACAAATGGCTGATATGTTGACCAATGATGCATGGCAGGCCGAAGCCCTTTATGAAAAGTTAAAAGACTCACCAATTTCCTCCCAAACGAAAACATGTTTTGAAAAAGCGCTGCAATTTAGTTTTGTTCTTGAAGGGGCGCATATTCGTTACAACATTCTCATAGCTCATCGCGCCAAAAATACCGAACAGATTGAACTGTTGAGTGAAGAGTTTGATGTTTGGTTGAATCATGCTAGTAAACAGTTGACTAGTTTTGAGCAGCAAAGCATTGATAGTTGGTATGATTTTGCTTTCGGTCCATATAAAAATGCAAACAATCGAACACGTCAGTTTATCGAAAGCTGGTGTAGCTTGATACGTGAGAATGCTTCAGTAGATAAATTGAGTGCATGTGTGAAGCAGCAAGCCATAGCAAATAAAGGGGCTCGGTGTTTGTTGAGAAAAGCGCTTAATGAAAACCAAAAGTGGGTCGGAATGCGCAAACTAGAATTTCGTTGGCCTTCTGCCAAGGTTATTTTACAAGATATCCAGGAGGGACTAGATGTTAGCGCCTGA
- a CDS encoding DUF7281 domain-containing protein, whose product MSQALAKALMRLRDAHPESVAASTMTQPQRKQLEEFGRKTQSIRVTPKGRGVTYSIQEVEVVQVTLNQLVPDRNLSFPVPQRAANIASSRSSKKGLTVHNVTYVLAKTVADPQWKVGELPTKHLQAATELFGVFALEVGGAINGNLHSIHPIWLVENQALFDLLDWLPSNEPTTIIWYRGQLHNKLIDWLSMPERAPIVYFFADYDGVGLNNFRRLKEKLEGRAEFWFMPNWRELLTRYGQNQLWGDTARDFESFERNSEGWLESLTELNELVQSMKKQGLALEQEVVWLND is encoded by the coding sequence ATGAGCCAGGCATTAGCTAAAGCACTAATGCGATTGCGGGACGCACACCCTGAATCAGTAGCGGCAAGTACGATGACGCAACCTCAAAGAAAGCAATTGGAAGAGTTTGGTCGTAAGACTCAAAGTATACGAGTTACCCCTAAAGGACGAGGAGTGACCTACAGCATTCAAGAGGTAGAAGTAGTTCAAGTAACTCTTAATCAGTTAGTGCCAGATCGTAACTTGTCGTTTCCAGTCCCTCAAAGAGCGGCGAACATCGCAAGTAGTCGTAGCAGCAAAAAAGGGCTGACTGTTCACAATGTTACGTATGTGTTGGCCAAAACAGTCGCAGACCCACAATGGAAAGTAGGTGAGCTACCAACCAAACACTTACAAGCAGCAACAGAGCTATTTGGTGTGTTTGCGCTAGAGGTCGGGGGGGCAATAAATGGAAATCTGCACAGTATTCACCCTATCTGGTTGGTAGAGAACCAAGCGCTGTTTGACTTACTCGATTGGTTACCTTCAAACGAACCAACTACGATAATTTGGTACAGAGGGCAGTTACACAACAAGTTGATTGATTGGCTATCGATGCCTGAACGGGCGCCAATAGTTTATTTTTTTGCTGACTATGATGGTGTGGGCCTGAATAACTTCAGGCGTTTAAAAGAGAAGCTTGAAGGTAGAGCAGAGTTTTGGTTTATGCCGAACTGGAGAGAGCTGTTGACCCGCTATGGACAGAACCAGCTTTGGGGGGATACTGCGCGAGATTTTGAGTCATTTGAGCGTAACAGTGAAGGTTGGTTAGAGAGCTTAACTGAGTTAAATGAGCTGGTACAATCGATGAAGAAGCAAGGCTTAGCGTTAGAACAAGAGGTTGTCTGGTTGAATGATTAA
- a CDS encoding DEAD/DEAH box helicase: MTQAIVEQLNGVLAGLKDFQKATVDQTLNKYQVAEHSHRILVADEVGLGKTIVAKGVIAQLLKRYVESNITKPMRVIYICSNLALADENRQKLALFCGKDAKRWVKPSTFGRLVELALKPKQSEINDEHVIEVCTLTPSTSFTLTAGAGNYWERAILAVLLSQTIKLHDFVKPIRELFKTNQITKESRWENELEYLEQHFDTDPLVVSQLESSLTKPCESKVLREHFSSLQEAALYLVNCWTKDSGETDNTSHLFYHFRVEVRRLVARCCAGSLQADLFILDEFQRFQSLTDQSSDSEESLIARQVFSDEGKYQNTKSKVLLLSATPFKAMTTLCDEDDESSHHEQLHKLLDFLSHNDVDFVSQYEMNRNLLHSDMLTLSSGTADFESISDTNARSVEKLLREYIARTERSQISKGFEQLIHSNELCCGADFGVEEVQGYRAVEALNTVFPKGRGGVSLIEFAKSAPWAISFLNGYAFKELYHRNINNPDVRKLLRKSQSSEQNQAWLSQSNVQNYKLNVEESAPNAKIKALSKVIFERSPENLLWSPPCKPYYQFDGVFKGNENFTKTLLFSSWALVPKALSCLWSYEAERRVLKGKGKRPQYYSGKNTSPLLRFEGQSTLNVWHLLYPCKSLVEVSYLDESLDEVLAQQTMLIQSKLACLKQYESEERTNSDWYLLAPMLLDRQAGEIEHFEQWIQVIESRLSKEGRIKHFAKIKQYFEGCDSLSLGKMPDDLAKVLAYSSLANPATCAMRTIQTLWSEGISDHDLVSYSVQFAELTTRLFNHEYAIPIVKRNIKHTLISGQTASPAWYKVLVYCAHGNYQSMLDEYCHLLATSGSDVHIATSKLEHAMGIRSSSEQVHFWEDRTKAKDKCSSSMRCHFAVPLGNQKLNDDSGLKRVVSVRDAFNSPFRPFVLSSTSIGQEGLDFHWYCRRVVHWNLPNNPIDIEQREGRVNRYKSLVVRQRIAENYTPDLGSKTDVWEQLFEKAANGDTNKTSDLEPYWFIPNGTAKIERIVPTYPMSKEVAKYAEVKRILVLYRLAFGQPRQQELLESFTDCDIENEEFNRVKDSLIIDLAPLNSLT, encoded by the coding sequence ATGACACAAGCGATCGTAGAACAACTGAACGGTGTATTAGCTGGTCTTAAAGATTTTCAAAAGGCAACCGTAGACCAAACTTTAAATAAGTATCAAGTAGCAGAACATAGCCACAGAATACTTGTTGCGGATGAGGTGGGGCTAGGAAAAACTATCGTCGCTAAAGGTGTCATCGCTCAATTGCTGAAAAGGTATGTTGAATCCAATATTACTAAACCGATGCGTGTCATCTATATTTGCTCCAATCTTGCATTGGCAGATGAGAACCGTCAAAAACTGGCGCTGTTTTGTGGCAAAGATGCCAAGCGATGGGTGAAGCCGTCGACGTTTGGACGTTTAGTTGAATTGGCTCTCAAGCCTAAGCAATCTGAAATAAACGATGAGCATGTAATTGAAGTGTGTACATTGACACCTTCAACTTCTTTTACGCTTACAGCAGGTGCCGGTAACTATTGGGAAAGAGCGATCTTAGCTGTTCTATTGTCCCAAACGATTAAGTTACATGACTTTGTCAAACCAATTCGCGAGCTATTCAAAACCAACCAAATTACCAAAGAGAGCCGATGGGAAAATGAGTTGGAGTATTTGGAACAGCATTTTGATACAGATCCGTTAGTAGTATCACAACTTGAAAGCAGCTTGACTAAGCCTTGTGAATCTAAAGTGTTAAGAGAACACTTTTCATCGCTTCAGGAGGCTGCACTCTACCTAGTCAATTGTTGGACTAAAGATTCAGGCGAAACCGACAATACTAGCCATCTGTTTTATCACTTTAGAGTGGAGGTGCGTCGACTGGTGGCGCGCTGTTGTGCAGGAAGTTTGCAAGCGGACTTGTTCATCCTAGACGAGTTCCAACGTTTTCAATCGTTAACAGATCAAAGCTCAGACTCCGAAGAGTCATTAATTGCTAGGCAGGTGTTTAGTGATGAAGGTAAATATCAAAATACCAAATCTAAAGTACTTTTGTTATCTGCAACGCCTTTTAAAGCAATGACAACACTCTGTGATGAGGATGATGAAAGCAGTCATCATGAACAGTTACACAAGTTACTAGATTTTTTATCGCACAACGACGTGGATTTTGTTTCCCAATATGAAATGAATCGTAATCTGCTTCATTCTGATATGTTAACTCTGTCGTCCGGCACTGCAGATTTTGAGTCTATCAGCGATACCAATGCACGTTCAGTCGAAAAGTTACTGCGAGAGTATATTGCCAGAACTGAACGGAGCCAAATTAGCAAAGGTTTTGAACAGCTTATTCATTCCAATGAACTCTGTTGTGGTGCTGATTTTGGAGTTGAAGAGGTCCAAGGTTATCGAGCAGTCGAAGCGTTAAACACAGTATTTCCGAAAGGGCGCGGAGGTGTGTCACTGATAGAGTTTGCTAAGTCAGCTCCTTGGGCAATCTCTTTCCTCAATGGTTATGCATTTAAAGAACTATATCACCGAAATATTAATAACCCTGACGTAAGAAAGCTGCTTAGAAAGTCCCAAAGCAGTGAGCAAAATCAGGCTTGGTTATCTCAAAGTAATGTTCAAAACTATAAATTGAACGTTGAAGAAAGTGCCCCGAACGCGAAAATCAAAGCATTAAGTAAAGTTATTTTCGAACGATCGCCGGAGAACTTGCTTTGGTCCCCGCCATGTAAACCTTATTATCAATTCGACGGTGTCTTTAAAGGAAATGAGAATTTTACCAAGACGTTACTGTTTTCATCCTGGGCTCTTGTGCCTAAGGCATTAAGTTGCCTTTGGTCTTATGAGGCGGAGCGTCGAGTATTAAAGGGGAAGGGTAAAAGGCCGCAGTATTATAGCGGTAAAAATACTTCACCTTTACTTCGATTTGAAGGCCAATCTACTCTAAACGTATGGCATTTACTTTATCCTTGTAAGTCTCTAGTTGAAGTGTCGTATTTAGACGAGAGCCTTGATGAGGTTTTGGCTCAACAAACCATGTTAATTCAGAGTAAATTGGCCTGTTTAAAACAATATGAAAGTGAAGAAAGGACTAATAGTGATTGGTACTTACTCGCTCCAATGTTGCTGGATAGGCAAGCCGGTGAGATTGAGCATTTCGAGCAATGGATACAGGTGATTGAGTCTCGTTTGAGCAAAGAAGGCCGTATTAAGCATTTTGCTAAAATTAAACAGTATTTTGAGGGTTGTGATTCGTTATCTTTAGGTAAAATGCCAGATGATTTAGCTAAAGTGCTAGCATATTCAAGCTTGGCTAATCCTGCTACCTGTGCAATGAGGACTATTCAAACTCTGTGGTCAGAAGGTATCTCTGACCATGACTTGGTTAGTTACTCTGTTCAGTTCGCAGAGCTTACAACTAGACTGTTTAATCATGAATACGCAATCCCAATTGTGAAACGCAACATTAAACACACGCTAATATCTGGACAGACGGCTTCACCTGCTTGGTATAAGGTCTTGGTTTATTGTGCACATGGTAATTATCAATCAATGCTTGATGAATACTGCCACTTGCTTGCTACATCAGGTAGTGATGTGCATATAGCAACGAGCAAACTTGAACATGCTATGGGAATACGAAGTTCATCCGAGCAGGTTCATTTTTGGGAAGATAGGACAAAAGCTAAAGATAAATGTTCATCGTCAATGCGTTGTCATTTTGCTGTTCCGCTCGGTAATCAAAAGCTCAATGACGATAGCGGTTTGAAACGAGTGGTGAGTGTGCGTGACGCATTCAACTCCCCATTTCGACCATTTGTTTTGAGTTCTACATCAATAGGTCAAGAAGGGCTCGATTTTCATTGGTATTGCCGTCGAGTTGTTCACTGGAATTTACCCAACAACCCCATCGATATTGAACAACGAGAAGGTCGGGTGAATAGGTATAAGTCGCTTGTGGTTCGCCAACGTATTGCGGAAAACTACACCCCAGACTTAGGAAGCAAAACGGATGTTTGGGAGCAGCTATTTGAAAAAGCAGCCAATGGTGATACGAACAAAACTAGTGATTTAGAACCGTACTGGTTCATACCTAACGGTACTGCCAAAATTGAAAGAATTGTGCCGACATACCCAATGAGTAAAGAGGTTGCGAAATACGCAGAAGTCAAAAGGATACTTGTGCTTTATCGCTTGGCATTTGGGCAACCAAGGCAGCAAGAGCTTTTAGAAAGTTTCACAGATTGTGATATAGAAAATGAAGAATTTAATCGAGTGAAGGACTCCTTGATTATCGACCTTGCTCCTTTGAACTCTCTGACCTAG
- a CDS encoding DNA cytosine methyltransferase, which yields MLNNRKKTMISLFSGAGGLDIGLCEAGFTNRLSVEIDEDAQKTLKLNQPSLKLATPGDIHKLTPSELLRQSGLQPKELTLLAGGPPCQPFSKSGYWAKGDTDRLTDPRAETLTAYLDIVKVALPQVLLLENVKGIAYSDKDEGLQLLITELNNINSEMNTSYMPEVITVNASSYGVPQHRERVFIVANRDGGTFKMPSPTHSDSKDPTLKNTLRCTTAWDSIGDLDVEPWPEDIKPKGKWADLLPTIPEGQNYLWHTDRFGGSPLFGWRTRFWSFLLKLAKNQPSWTIQAQPGPATGPFHWKGRLLSIRELARLQTFPDSYQFVGDRRSAQKQIGNAVPPAMGELFGLEIRRQFFGEQVRRKLRLIPEGREDCPVPEVPKQVPEKFLEMVGSHKAHPGTGKGPGAVLRNTNNVV from the coding sequence GTGCTTAATAATAGAAAGAAAACAATGATCTCGCTTTTTAGTGGCGCTGGTGGACTAGATATTGGTTTATGTGAGGCCGGGTTTACTAATAGGCTCAGTGTAGAAATTGATGAAGATGCACAAAAAACACTTAAATTGAACCAACCATCGTTGAAGTTGGCAACACCAGGAGATATTCATAAATTAACTCCTAGTGAGTTACTGAGACAGTCAGGATTACAGCCTAAAGAGCTTACTTTATTAGCTGGTGGACCTCCATGCCAACCATTTTCTAAGTCTGGTTACTGGGCTAAAGGGGATACTGACCGATTAACAGACCCTAGGGCTGAAACACTAACTGCATACCTTGATATCGTGAAGGTGGCATTGCCTCAAGTGCTTCTGTTAGAAAATGTAAAAGGCATTGCTTATTCAGATAAAGATGAAGGTTTACAGCTACTCATTACAGAGCTAAACAACATAAATAGTGAAATGAATACTAGCTATATGCCTGAAGTCATCACTGTCAATGCTTCAAGTTATGGTGTTCCACAACATAGAGAACGAGTATTCATTGTTGCTAATAGGGATGGAGGTACTTTCAAGATGCCTTCGCCTACTCATAGTGACAGTAAAGATCCAACCTTGAAAAATACTTTGCGGTGTACAACTGCTTGGGATTCTATTGGTGACTTGGATGTTGAACCGTGGCCTGAAGATATCAAACCTAAAGGAAAATGGGCCGATCTATTACCTACCATTCCTGAAGGGCAAAATTATCTTTGGCATACGGATCGATTTGGGGGCAGTCCGTTGTTTGGTTGGCGAACTCGGTTCTGGTCATTTTTACTAAAGCTAGCAAAAAATCAACCAAGTTGGACCATTCAGGCACAGCCAGGTCCTGCTACGGGACCATTTCACTGGAAAGGTCGTTTATTGTCTATTAGGGAATTAGCCCGTTTACAGACATTTCCCGATTCGTACCAGTTTGTAGGTGATCGACGCTCTGCTCAGAAACAGATTGGAAATGCTGTCCCACCAGCAATGGGTGAGTTATTTGGCTTAGAAATCAGGCGCCAGTTTTTTGGTGAACAAGTACGTAGAAAACTCAGATTAATTCCTGAGGGAAGAGAAGATTGTCCTGTCCCTGAAGTTCCCAAACAGGTGCCTGAAAAGTTCTTAGAAATGGTAGGTAGTCATAAGGCCCATCCCGGAACAGGAAAGGGACCTGGAGCGGTTTTAAGAAATACAAATAACGTAGTCTAG
- a CDS encoding phospholipase D family protein yields MLAPDKNRLDYGEQLIAPEGYELTHAIATTYSLDLNTLLTVPIAMCFGHTLEGSVEHMRIALLEALGVLGDKLTVFYQQGNIKLPDKYNSLFGLLEDSLVPVVPNAGESDSAFSSFHPKLWLLRFKSPDENQNVKYRLIVLSRNLTFDRSWDLSAVINGESRGKRKPANRPLIDFFDEIYSSSSTQSFDDVIDREELVRVLWQRPDNINELGFLSTIFDDSNKRQHPIRLEHSNQTMLAVSPFIRGGGKVGALDWLSAFAPDLQRYLFSRKEELDMAGEKALDGWHCYALNEHLVDAEENEEMDQSPFVENDLNLHAKLLVVDETDSTSSWHLGSANTTQAAMGDAFHSPRNSEFMLRLTGSKEKIGVHSLIEQWVNEHGTGLFTKHEFSELEQTEDESSDRTLRLLEFSLIKADWKLEVDTSDDDEYQLTLNGTQVDIPPSFEVKVSILSASQPRTLAREIIWDSLKPSQISALIHFEISENDTVVKNLVVQAEITLNCKLDRGKAITNELLENGSQFMSYIAMLLHIDPSKQDLMNSARKELGEGAGSMFFSKDSVIYEKLMRAAALSPELLERIDRLQAQVDEKIIPDEFKLLWDVFSSFVPSK; encoded by the coding sequence ATGTTAGCGCCTGATAAAAATCGCCTGGACTATGGTGAACAGCTTATCGCACCAGAAGGTTATGAGCTTACTCATGCTATCGCGACGACTTATAGCTTGGATTTAAATACCTTGTTGACTGTGCCAATTGCCATGTGTTTTGGCCATACCTTAGAAGGTTCTGTTGAGCACATGAGAATTGCGTTATTAGAAGCTTTAGGAGTGTTAGGCGACAAACTCACGGTTTTCTACCAACAAGGCAATATTAAGTTACCAGACAAGTACAACAGCTTATTTGGACTGTTGGAAGACAGCCTAGTACCTGTAGTCCCAAATGCTGGCGAATCGGACTCAGCGTTTTCGTCATTTCACCCAAAATTGTGGTTGCTTCGATTCAAAAGCCCAGATGAAAATCAAAATGTGAAATACCGTTTAATAGTTTTGTCTCGCAATTTAACTTTTGATCGAAGTTGGGATCTAAGCGCTGTAATTAACGGAGAATCAAGAGGGAAGCGAAAGCCAGCCAATAGACCGTTGATTGACTTTTTTGATGAGATTTATAGTAGTTCATCAACGCAATCATTTGATGATGTGATTGACCGAGAAGAGTTGGTTAGAGTGCTTTGGCAGCGGCCTGATAACATCAACGAACTCGGCTTTCTCTCTACCATTTTTGATGATAGCAATAAACGACAGCACCCCATCCGTTTAGAACATAGTAATCAAACTATGCTTGCTGTTTCTCCTTTTATCCGGGGGGGTGGCAAAGTGGGAGCTTTAGATTGGCTCAGTGCCTTTGCCCCTGATCTGCAGCGTTACTTATTTAGTCGTAAAGAAGAACTCGACATGGCTGGTGAGAAAGCGCTGGATGGTTGGCACTGTTATGCGCTTAATGAGCACCTCGTCGATGCAGAAGAAAATGAGGAAATGGACCAGTCTCCATTTGTAGAAAACGATCTCAACTTACATGCTAAGCTATTAGTTGTCGACGAAACTGATTCAACATCCAGCTGGCACCTTGGTTCGGCAAACACAACTCAAGCGGCTATGGGAGACGCCTTTCATTCCCCGAGAAATAGTGAATTCATGCTTCGTTTAACGGGTTCTAAAGAGAAAATTGGTGTTCATTCACTTATCGAACAATGGGTTAATGAGCACGGTACAGGCTTATTCACAAAGCATGAGTTCAGTGAACTAGAACAAACTGAAGACGAGAGCTCTGACCGAACACTCCGTCTATTAGAGTTCAGCCTAATTAAAGCAGATTGGAAACTTGAAGTTGATACGAGTGATGATGACGAATATCAGTTGACCTTAAACGGTACTCAGGTTGATATCCCCCCGAGCTTTGAGGTTAAGGTTTCTATATTGAGTGCGTCTCAGCCTCGTACATTAGCTCGTGAGATTATCTGGGATAGTCTTAAACCCTCCCAAATTAGTGCGCTAATTCATTTTGAGATATCGGAAAACGATACTGTAGTTAAGAACTTAGTAGTACAAGCTGAAATTACGCTTAATTGTAAATTGGACCGTGGAAAGGCAATTACCAATGAATTACTCGAGAATGGCTCACAGTTCATGAGCTATATAGCGATGCTGTTACATATCGACCCGAGTAAGCAAGATTTGATGAACAGTGCGAGAAAGGAGTTAGGTGAGGGGGCTGGTAGTATGTTCTTTAGTAAAGACAGCGTGATCTACGAAAAACTGATGCGAGCGGCTGCATTAAGTCCGGAGCTGCTAGAAAGAATTGATCGCTTACAAGCGCAAGTCGATGAAAAGATCATTCCAGATGAGTTCAAGTTGTTATGGGATGTGTTCTCATCATTTGTGCCATCTAAGTAG